One genomic region from Cryptococcus gattii WM276 chromosome C, complete sequence encodes:
- a CDS encoding Integral to membrane protein, putative (Similar to TIGR gene model, INSD accession AAW42168.1~Duplicated and diverged from upstream gene CGB_C3180W), which yields MRQSTLLKVFILSSFLSSVYALGEDRDCPADPYADPANDICNPLRYVPNKVLNCLGAALFFIVAAALTFWSFRRKANYFLCLVIGAWFEGAGFVLRVLMRDNLHSLNLYIVANMFIILAPCAFLAGDYIVFGRLVQFLEAHHHIRPFKARQISRIFITSDIITFLIQGSGGGLSASSSTGSAELGSHLFLAGIAIQMVSFIFFSCVCILFGIRVFSGDKQLWHREGWKPLYFALGFTCICFIIRSIYRTAELAGGYSSYLATHEGYFLGLDSLPLLLGIATYVFFWPGNYLHFDGNPFKKSKARRTEEGAQMYPLNAGDSYETQTGLDTKITPTYNNYYERR from the exons ATGAGACAATCGACCTTGCTCAAAGTTTTTATACTATCATCTTTCCTATCGTCAGTGTACGCTCTTGGAGAGGATAGAGACTGTCCTGCCGACCCTTACGCCGATCCCGCTAATGACAT ATGTAATCCTTTACGTTATGTTCCGAACAAGGTGCTCAACTGCTTAGGGGCTGCTTTATTCTTCATTGTGGCTGCCGCTCTTACTTTCT GGTCCTTTCGACGAAAAGCCAACTATTTCTTATGTCTAGTCATTGGCGCATGGTTTGAAGGAGCAGGCTTCGTCCTTCGTGTTTTGATGAGAGACAATCTCCACAGTCTCAATCTTTATATTGTTGCAAATATGTTTATCATCCTTGCT CCATGTGCTTTCCTAGCGGGTGACTACATAGTGTTTGGTCGACTAGTGCAGTTTCTCGAAGCTCATCACCATATTCGCCCTTTCAAAGCCCGGCAGATCTCGCGAATTTTCATTACCTCTGACA TAATTACATTTCTCATCCAAGGCTCTGGCGGTGGACTGTCTGCTAGCTCTAGCACTGGTTCGGCCGAGTTAGGTTCCCATCTGTTCCTTGCCGGTATCGCAATCCAGATGGTTAGCttcatctttttctcttGTGTCTGCATCTTGTTTGGTATTCGAGT ATTCTCTGGAGACAAGCAGCTCTGGCACCGTGAAGGATGGAAGCCTCTCTACTTCGCTTTGGGATTTACCTGCATTTGCTTTATCATTCGAAGCATTTACCGAACTGCCGAACTTGCAGGTGGCTACAGCAGTTACCTGGCTACCCATGAAGGGTACTTCCTGGGTCTCGATTCACTTCCCTTACTCCTCGGAATTGCGACCTacgtcttcttctggcCGGGTAACTATCTTCATTTCGACGGGAACCCCTTCAAAAAGTCCAAGGCCCGAAGAACTGAGGAGGGTGCCCAGATGTACCCTCTCAATGCTGGCGACAGCTATGAGACACAAACAGGGTTAGACACTAAAATCACACCGACATATAACAATTACTATGAGAGAAGGTAG
- a CDS encoding Hypothetical Protein (Similar to TIGR gene model, INSD accession AAW42170.1), which translates to MPLEVTPAPFAAGQRLPYVPPVPKPDTGGPMLSSGASGLDGIGPGAAAASAIIAPSPGGVAGPHRAIPALPDAGYTSVNLPGLSMGSQGRSSTYSSSYAGPYSFYDSESSEPPSYHGHIHSHLPIIRNVNWAPSSLPSPRRGPLAPDSVMAHHHHHRRHHHHPHHGHDDDMDHKQRSCAGSIGSVSDSKELNGSRGHRRRSRSISQGQTYKRHRSPSLPPGNVHHLHTPLSSSPLAVNDGEPPGNMSHSALVQRQQRMPRPPEEERGPGLEPLVPPKHEDLGLELEKGKKQDARRGFAATDERRCRHSSAASVDSAQPNHLHNRNNSAFVLNGFQTHSRHRPRSCILPGSVYHHSASPPPVMCGPASIVSGPSYPSDIEGNYRRRAVSMQGLERPEHPSPESQIPSMTVGQVVYDDSVSVASDSRMTFADGAVGGRTSQYGLPRYPHQPKVDYRRFCVQRGNADVFLD; encoded by the exons ATGCCTCTTGAAG TTACTCCAGCCCCTTTTGCTGCTGGCCAGCGGCTCCCCTATGTACCTCCAGTTCCCAAGCCAGATACAGGGGGCCCAATGCTCTCATCTGGTGCAAGTGGCTTAGATGGTATAGGCCCCGGCGCGGCGGCTGCTTCTGCCATCATTGCCCCTTCACCTGGAGGTGTCGCCG GACCGCACAGAGCTATACCTGCATTGCCCGACGCAGGATACACATCTGTAAATCTGCCAGGATTGTCTATGGGATCGCAAGGCCGGTCTTCCACCTACAGTAGCAGCTATGCTGGACCATATTCTTTTTATGATTCTGAATCAAGCGAGCCTCCCAGCTATCACGGTCACATACACTCACACCTTCCCATTATACGAAACGTGAATTGGgcgccttcttctctgccTTCTCCTCGACGCGGACCACTTGCGCCTGATTCAGTGATGGCccaccatcaccatcaccgTCGGCACCACCATCATCCGCACCATGGtcatgatgatgatatgGATC ACAAACAAAGGTCGTGCGCCGGTTCCATCGGCTCTGTTTCTGATTCTAAAGAGTTGAACGGCTCTCGAGGGCATCGCCGGCGTTCCAGATCCATAAGTCAAGGGCAAACGTATAAACGTCATCGCtccccttcccttcctccagGCAATGTCCACCACTTACATACCCCCCTCTCGTCCTCTCCGCTTGCCGTAAATGATGGTGAACCTCCTGGTAATATGAGCCACTCTGCCCTCGTCCAAAGGCAGCAGAGGATGCCACGGCCACCAGAAGAGGAGCGTGGTCCAGGGCTTGAGCCACTTGTACCACCAAAACATGAAGATCTAGGATTGGAATTggaaaaaggcaaaaagCAGGATGCCAGGCGAGGGTTCGCAGCCACTGATGAGCGACGTTGCCGCCACTCTTCCGCTGCGTCGGTGGATAGCGCCCAACCCAATCATCTACATAATAGAAACAATTCAGCATTTGTTCTAAATGGCTTTCAAACCCATAGCCGTCACAGGCCAAGGTCATGCATTCTTCCGGGATCTGTGTACCATCATTCTGCCTCTCCACCACCTGTGATGTGTGGCCCGGCTTCTATTGTAAGTGGCCCCTCTTACCCCTCTGATATCGAAGGAAATTATAGAAGGCGAGCTGTATCGATGCAAGGACTCGAAAGGCCAGAACACCCATCACCTGAATCTCAAATTCCAAGTATGACAGTAGGTCAGGTGGTATACGATGACAGCGTGAGTGTAGCATCGGATTCTAGAATGACTTTTGCGGATGGAGCCGTAGGAGGGCGGACAAGTCAGTATGGGTTACCCCGATACCCTCATCAGCCCAAGGTGGATTATAGGAG GTTTTGCGTGCAGCGCGGCAATGCAGACGTGTTCTTGGACTAG
- a CDS encoding uncharacterized protein (Similar to TIGR gene model, INSD accession AAW42172.1) — protein MSDDSPIRRQDYLVSSYLNFTVVQPLTALQNYPIQTGHTVSLVPRSEPQEREHHPELQGITRNYLGSDPNSAHIRDQSLDMPDGEGYDMTEIPHHSSMSRLTPTDVHAPGTGTSTPGRVHYPPSPLMPRGQPQGDAYTTIPLQDDHSNASASGTSTPHSGSANKKKWSFLPGSRSSAILEKNAVDEKGTKRRPKNQRGTSWDLLGERGEWEEYSPKNASVENLRFAEGDVGTNKLSRLYYWALNKGIAVRWAMYIIPVLILFWIPGIIFYAGVRDAKVWTVTLNWWSIWLTIVWLTFWGSTAAFMMLPHIWKNTVAVIIPSAKPLTDIIAALGRYAKLIIWCLAIWVSFTPLIVNHYTGDQSATSRSDLSTFANLLFGLFLCSIVYCVEKLIIQLIALQFHRDSYEDRLREQKFSLKALTYLYTNSHDIPGRTDTLSDAVSTKTKGSQIPRVALKKALKGLKEAAQTTTTALGNVASEMAGQSVLQTNSPANRVTMALNSANKSKALARRLFYSFRAPGADHLDIQDIAQYFPNLETAQAAFAIFDKDGNGDATRDEIESAVLGIHRERLALEASMRDLDGAVRRLDDIFLVVVVAIAILILASMITNKLTTFVTSAGTFILGLSWLIGTTMQEILLACIFLFVKHPFDVGDRVDIDGVQYTVAKMQLLSSSFKRVDGKYVWIGHNVLTTKVIENIRRSGAISEEFSFEVAFDTSFEALQALRSRMVVFLKEHSRDFLPAFDVTVYDMPGQGKLVLKADIRYKSNWQEVSLKIQRRNKWICALKMALADLKIFGPDGAGNPNPEDAGPTQYTLVPWEECKPRTPEDSTAPPPPFTSAAPSPPPLMDTRAAIDNPYGDIWNEGEELLAFRSAGPSRPGTPGAGPALRQRQPQVPQPQDALEMAGTTVDAKRQP, from the exons ATGTCGGACGACAGCCCGATCAGGAGACAAGATTACCTCGTAAGTTCTTACCTCAATTTCACTGTCGTGCAGCCATTAACCGCGCTTCAGAACTACCCCATCCAGACTGGTCACACTGTCAGCCTTGTCCCTCGGTCTGAACCTCAAGAACGAGAACATCATCCAGAGCTTCAAGGCATCACTCGCAACTATCTTGGCTCCGATCCCAACTCAGCTCATATACG CGATCAATCACTTGATATGCCAGACGGCGAAGGCTACGACATGACTGAAATTCCTCACCATAGTTCAATGAGCCGTCTCACGCCGACCGATG TCCATGCGCCTGGCACAGGGACTTCCACTCCAGGCCGTGTCCATTACCCTCCATCCCCTCTAATGCCCCGTGGTCAACCGCAGGGTGATGCGTACACCACTATCCCTCTTCAAGACGACCACAGCAATGCGTCTGCCTCAGGGACCAGTACACCTCACTCTGGGTCTGCGAACAAGAAAAAGTGGTCATTCCTACCTGGGAGTCGCTCTAGCGCCATTCTTGAGAAAAATGCAGTCGACGAAAAGGGAACAAAGCGACGCCCTAAGAATCAAAGAGGCACCAGCTGGGATCTGCTCGGTGAAAGGGGTGAATGGGAAGAATACAGTCCCAAAAATGCTAGCGTAGAGAACCTGAGGTTTGCCGAAGGTGATGTAGGTACCAACAAG CTTTCAAGACTCTATTACTGGGCTCTGAATAAAGGTATTGCCGTCCGATGGGCCATGTATATCATACCCGTCCTCATTTTATTTTGGATCCCGGGTATCATCTTCTATGCCGGAGTCAGGGACGCCAAAGTCTGGACAGTGACTCTG AATTGGTGGTCAATTTGGCTCACCATCGTATGGCTTACTTTCTGGGGTTCGACTGCGGCATTCATGATGCTTCCCCACATTTGGAAAAACACCGTTGCGGTAATCATACCGTCTGCCAAGCCGCTCACAGATATCATTGCTGCCCTCGGTCGATATGCGAAACTTATCATCTGGTGTCTGGCAATCTGGGTTTCTTTCACACCATTGATTGTGAACCATTACACTGGTGATCAAAGCGCCACGTCTCGATCTGATTTGTCAACCTTTGCCAACCTTCTGTTTGGATTGTTTCTCTGCTCGATCGTATATTGCGTTGAAAAGCTCATCATCCAATTGATTGCCCTGCAATTCCACCGGGATTCGTACGAGGATCGCCTCCGTGAACAGAAGTTCAGCCTCAAGGCTTTGACCTACCTTTACACCAACTCCCATGACATTCCAGGTAGAACCGACACTCTCAGTGACGCCGTGTCTACTAAAACTAAGGGCTCTCAGATACCCAGAGTCGCACTAAAGAAAGCCCTCAAGGGCTTGAAAGAGGCTGCTCAAACCACTACCACGGCTTTGGGTAACGTTGCAAGTGAGATGGCGGGCCAGAGTGTATTGCAGACGAATTCCCCCGCCAACAGGGTCACTATGGCCCTCAATTCTGCCAATAAGTCAAAGGCT CTCGCTCGAAGGCTTTTCTATTCTTTCAGGGCCCCTGGCGCTGATCATCTTGACATTCAAGACATTGCACAGTA TTTCCCCAATCTCGAGACTGCGCAGGCCGCTTTCGCTATCTTCGACAAGGATGGCAATGGCGATGCCACCCGCGATGAGATAGAGTCAGCTGTTTTAGGCATTCATCGCGAACGCCTTGCGCTCGAAGCTTCCATGAGAGACCTCGACGGAGCAGTACGCAGGCTCGATGATATCTTCCTAGTGGTTGTCGTTGCTATTGCCATTCTTATCCTGGCCTCCATGATCACCAACAAGCTCACCACTTTCGTCACGTCCGCTGGAACATTTATTCTTGGTCTGTCATGGTTGATCGGTACCACAATGCAGGAAATTCTCCTTGCTTGTATTTTCTTGTTTGTCAAACACCCCTTTGACGTGGGAGACAGGGTTGACATCGA TGGTGTGCAGTACACTGTTGCAAAGATGCAGCTCTTGTCGTCGTCTTTCAAGCGCGTCGACGGCAAATATGTTTGGATCGGTCATAATGTGCTCACTACTAAGGTTATCGAAAATA TCCGACGTTCTGGTGCTATTTCCGAGGAATTTTCTTTCGAGGTCGCCTTCGACACTTCGTTCGAAGCCCTCCAAGCTCTACGAAGTCGTATGGTTGTTTTCCTCAAAGAACACTCTCGTGACTTTTTGCCCGCGTTTGATGTAACAGTCTACGACATGCCTGGACAGGGCAAATTGGTGCTGAAGGCGGATATCAGGTACAAGAGTAACTGGCAAGAAGTATCTTTGAAGATACAAAGGAGGAACAAGTGGATTTGTGCTCTCAAGATGGC TCTTGCTGATTTGAAGATATTCGGTCCTGATGGTGCAGGAAACCCGAATCCTGAAGACGCCGGTCCCACTCAGTACACTT TGGTACCTTGGGAAGAATGCAAGCCGAGAACCCCAGAAGACTCAACAGCACCTCCTCCCCCTTTCACTTCCGCTGCGCCctcccctcctccccttATGGATACGCGAGCAGCTATAGACAATCCATATGGTGACATCtggaatgaaggagaggaacTTTTGGCATTCCGCTCCGCCGGTCCCTCCAGGCCCGGAACTCCTGGTGCTGGTCCTGCTTTGAGACAAAGACAACCTCAGGTCCCTCAGCCTCAAGATGCCTTGGAGATGGCTGGGACCACTGTCGATGCTAAGAGACAACCTTAG
- a CDS encoding uncharacterized protein (Similar to TIGR gene model, INSD accession AAW42174.1), with translation MPSAALSSPSAAAIVALACMLLLYIPQLLSFATFCLSILSLALAALFYAALTTDYARTPQLLRHRNALYRLHLNPAPLGSPTKSSARSPTSSFSSQVNSAISTFLGLVVQHFVIPWYSRISPSPEFPHAFEELVQTAIANLVEKSEKVDWPSFMVSKILPIITDHLQHYRAVEHLSLASQSLPLPLPQHPHRALIDPHLAAQAIEEHFRQSLSRILPDLLPKSEQTPVVLTLVQEILLGSVVLPGFQMVCESDFWNRQIDERVGQYLHERKQVDQFLSALSSIPSTSPSVGSPTVTRVRHKSHAKTPSIDSNSSSSQFDFFLKSIRKLWTLGEARRLKADVERELRSAKLTLYEENKEANELGLTHQSSDKGASKDIRKAQKYVERLKKAKSAIDSRIVELSGGSKIYDDSEPTLVSSDTSQPISLYTILSNPSSLAYWLEFMDRRHRSRLVQYWLTIEGFKDPLEATGTDVIEDDKPTERNAHDTAIEDVQSLCATYFSAPQSGSVVISPQNQQIIEAAASSSHNLSPRDIARARRAVFASQREVYEQMEDEDWSAFGKSELYLKAVGDLQRSHSALKSSTTAVIADVQQPDNSRPALSRTPSPMAQVHHSLPRHQTPALLHRPLQQITPQVPKMVNSLILGSPPSVSSPSFPPDSNSLQQKRPSLPSTIHTVPTTPAGPSISVSEFRVVSPPPFERRISESKDSRNNNSNDSAESLKGSASEMEAPQHQLHSPSPSFSPLYTSTPLILSPKLVSPPPPTAKRSSQLNFLIGNAENSETDGRDRLFRDEPEDLEEQAEREEEARRIEAIQAALSEIIADDNGKRSSDGTPSDVLMNEREKPRNRGNDMTSSLILGGVADKEEGKRRSRSLEDLKSASLSSTTAFLLDASSSREPIRNPSKLLFEDDLPDDDLSGTPSEEEEDSDIPHNVPLPAPGDLQLTAQISELGTKLIELEKQNELLSTLIRQAELTGNQKELKILRKSQSSVQREIRAKQWQKQEFERVQDESRLMPSRTRVSIPSAAVTEDTENASASTLGVVGPKQVVRYTIHVCQIDDGHPAAKWAVSRRYNEFWELDKNLREWASERGALEAIETLRKIEIPGKSLVGNISANFVESRRTGLEKYLQGLMTSTTICDSPHLRSFLSRSNSLIPSTNRMQPAVTQLTKLPHNLMKTFYKSISPGPSSEDMFNANMADVMYNGLGRQIGDLGGLVGLGLGSPEVEVTEDHVQVTRDVSVEGMTSFTGPICDLFIELFDLKEKNWLRRQAVIVILQQFLGGTIERKVRDSFRSITSQSSFLRTIGNFQDTLFPSGKRRTSTAPRSEEEKAGTKARAGKKLGLLIPDVAANMIGRGNARRAARRVFGVLQDERLNQQLMLRILDAVMKAIFPSMEGSGVTY, from the exons ATGCCCAGCGCCGccctctcctccccctcAGCAGCGGCCATCGTAGCCCTTGCCTGCATGCTGCTCCTATACATCCCCCAACTCCTTTCTTTCGCCACATTCTGTCTCTCCATCCTATCACTCGCCCTCGCCGCCTTGTTCTATGCCGCCCTCACCACTGACTATGCCCGCACTCCACAGCTCCTTCGACATCGCAATGCTCTTTATCGACTGCACTTAAATCCAGCACCTCTGGGGTCGCCAACAAAGTCATCAGCAAGATCGCCCACATCCAGCTTCTCTTCCCAAGTGAACTCTGCTATCTCCACTTTTTTAGGTCTAGTTGTGCAACATTTTGTTATTCCATGGTACTCTCGCATATCCCCTTCCCCCGAATTCCCCCATGCTTTCGAAGAGCTCGTTCAAACGGCCATCGCCAATCTTGTGGAAAAGTCGGAGAAAGTTGATTGGCCGTCCTTTATGGTGTCAAAGATCCTGCCCATCATCACAGACCATCTTCAACACTATCGCGCAGTCGAGCACCTTTCTCTCGCATCCCAatcccttcctcttccactccCGCAGCATCCACATAGGGCTCTAATCGATCCGCACCTTGCAGCTCAAGCAATAGAGGAGCATTTCCGTCAGAGTCTGTCCCGCATTCTACCTGATCTTTTACCAAAGTCCGAACAGACTCCCGTTGTGTTAACCCTTGTCCAGGAGATTCTTCTCGGCTCAGTAGTCCTTCCAGGTTTCCAAATGGTTTGCGAAAGTGATTTTTGGAACAGACAGATAGACGAACGAGTCGGACAATATCTTCATGAGCGAAAGCAGGTGGATCAATTCCTTTCGGCTCTGTCTAGCATTCCTAGCACTTCGCCTTCTGTGGGGTCACCTACGGTGACCAGAGTACGGCACAAATCTCATGCCAAAACTCCCTCGATAGATTCCAATTCGTCTTCGAGTCAGTTCGACTTCTTTCTCAAATCTATCAGGAAGCTGTGGACATTGGGAGAGGCGAGAAGATTAAAAGCCGATGTGGAGCGAGAATTGAGGAGTGCGAAACTCACACTTTATGAAGAGAACAAAGAAGCAAATGAGCTTGGACTCACTCACCAATCATCCGACAAAGGTGCAAGCAAAGATATTCGGAAAGCCCAGAAATATGTGGAAAGATTAAAGAAGGCCAAATCGGCCATAGACTCAAGGATTGTCGAACTCTCGGGAGGAAGTAAG ATCTATGATGATTCGGAGCCAACTCTTGTTTCTTCGGACACATCTCAACCCATTTCTCTTTACACCATTCTTTCCAACCCTTCATCTCTTGCATACTGGCTAGAGTTTATGGACCGCCGCCACCGATCGCGGCTTGTACAATATTGGCTGACGATTGAGGGCTTCAAAGACCCACTGGAAGCGACGGGTACAGATGTAATAGAGGACGACAAACCAACAGAGAGAAACGCCCACGACACAGCCATTGAAGATGTCCAGTCTCTGTGCGCGACATATTTCTCTGCGCCTCAATCCGGATCTGTGGTTATATCACCACAGAACCAGCAAATAATCGAGGCAGCTGCCTCATCATCACATAATCTATCGCCACGAGACATTGCTCGCGCCAGACGAGCGGTTTTTGCTTCTCAGCGAGAAGTATATGAACAAATGGAGGACGAAGATTGGAGCGCTTTTGGTAAAAGCGAATTGTACCTCAAGGCAGTAGGGGACCTGCAGAGGAGCCATTCAGCATTGAAAAGTAGTACTACGGCGGTCATTGCTGACGTTCAACAACCTGATAATAGTAGACCTGCGCTTTCACGAACTCCTTCGCCAATGGCTCAAGTGCAtcattctcttcctcggCATCAGACGCCAGCTCTACTGCACCGCCCCCTACAGCAAATTACACCGCAGGTACCCAAAATGGTCAACTCGTTGATATTAGGTTCTCCGCCCTCAGTCTCTTCCccatcttttcctccaGATTCTAACTCCCTTCAGCAAAAACGCCCATCCCTTCCCTCAACAATACATACCGTACCAACAACACCAGCGGGACCATCCATTTCCGTAAGCGAATTCAGGGTCGTCTCTCCTCCACCTTTTGAAAGACGCATTAGCGAATCAAAGGACTCGCGCAACAATAACTCAAACGACTCGGCAGAAAGCCTAAAAGGCAGTGCAAGCGAAATGGAAGCTCCCCAGCATCAACTGcattctccttctccttcattctcGCCTTTGTATACTTCCACACCTCTGATTCTCTCTCCAAAACTTGTTTCGCCCCCTCCGCCAACTGCGAAACGCTCTAGCCAACTTAATTTCCTTATCGGTAATGCAGAAAACAGCGAGACAGATGGGAGAGATAGACTTTTTAGGGACGAGCCTGAAGATTTAGAAGAACAAGcggagagagaagaggaggcaAGACGGATTGAGGCAATTCAGGCTGCCTTGAGTGAGATCATTGCCGATGACAACGGGAAGAGAAGTAGTGATGGAACGCCGTCAGACGTCTTGATGAATGAACGAGAGAAGCCTCGGAATAGAGGGAATGACATGACAAGCTCCTTGATCCTTGGTGGTGTAGCTGATaaagaagagggaaagcGAAGGTCAAGGAGCCTCGAAGATTTGAAGAGCGCTTCCCTGTCGTCAACAACCGCCTTCCTTTTGGACGCTAGCTCGTCTCGAGAGCCAATTAGAAATCCGAGCAAGCTTCTTTTTGAAGATGATTTGCCAGATGACGATTTGAGCGGCACACCTTcagaggaggaagaagacagCGATATACCGCACAATGTTCCCCTCCCTGCTCCCGGCGATCTCCAGCTCACCGCCCAGATTTCCGAGCTTGGTACAAAACTCATCGAGCTGGAAAAACAAAATGAACTACTTTCCACCCTAATCCGTCAGGCTGAGCTCACAGGGAACCAGAAAGAGTTGAAAATCTTGCGCAAGAGCCAGTCAAGTGTCCAGAGAGAGATTAGGGCGAAACAATGGCAGAAACAAGAATTTGAGCGAGTACAAGACGAAAGTAGGTTGATGCCAAGTCGAACCAGGGTATCCATTCCATCCGCAGCAGTTACCGAAGATACGGAAAACGCATCCGCTTCTACGTTGGGAGTCGTCGGGCCAAAACAGGTTGTGAGGTATACCATCCATGTATGCCAGATTGACGATGGTCATCCAGCCGCAAAGTGGGCTGTGTCAAGGCGGTACAATGAGTTCTGGGAATTAGATAAGAATCTCAGGGAATGGGCCAGTGAACGTGGAGCCCTTGAAGCTATTGAGACATTGAGGAAAATAGAGATACCGGGGAAAAGTCTGGTTGGGAATATTTCAGCAAACTTTGTAGAGTCTAGAAGAACTGGACTCGAGAAGTACCTTCAG GGGTTGATGACATCCACTACTATATGTGACTCGCCCCACCTTCGATCTTTCCTATCTCGTTCTAATTCCCTTATCCCTTCCACAAATAGAATGCAACCAGCGGTCACCCAATTAACAAAGCTTCCACATAACTTGATGAAGACATTCTATAAGAGTATATCACCAGGTCCTTCCTCGGAAGATATGTTCAATGCCAATATGGCGGACGTGATGTACAATGGTCTTGGTCGACAGATCGGCGATCTGGGTGGATTAGTAGGCCTTGGTTTGGGAAGCCCAGAAGTTGAAGTCACCGAAGACCATGTACAGGTCACTCGAGACGTCTCAGTAGAAGGGATGACGAGCTTCACGGGTCCCATATGCGATCTGTTCATAGAACTGTTTGATCTCAAAGAAAAGAATTGGTTGAGGAGGCAAGCCGTCATCGTGATTCTTCAGCAATTCCTAGGAGGAACTATCGAACG GAAAGTCAGAGATTCTTTCCGTTCAATTACTTCCCAATCATCTTTCTTACGCACCATCGGAAATTTCCAAGACACTCTTTTCCCCTCAGGCAAACGTCGAACATCGACTGCACCTCGttcagaagaagaaaaagcaGGAACTAAAGCAAGGGCTGGGAAGAAGCTGGGACTGCTTATTCCAG atgTTGCCGCCAACATGATTGGCCGAGGAAACGCCAGGAGAGCTGCAAGACGTGTGTTCGGAGTCTTACAAGATGAGAGACTAAATCAGCAATTGATGCTTCGCATCCTTGACGCT GTTATGAAAGCGATATTTCCTTCAATGGAAGGTTCTGGAGTGACTTATTGA